GCCAGAAGCCCGCGGGTGCGTCGTCGAAGGGTGGCGCGACTCAGACTCTTGCCCAAGAGCGAGAAGGTTTTAGCACCCAGCTGATCAAGCAGCAGTCGGAAGACGAGGCACCGCCGGCTCCACCGCCCGGGGTGTTCAAGCTGGTGGCCTATCCTTCGCCTGCGGGGAATCTGGCGGCGTATGTGAGTCCGGATCCGGATGACGGAAAGAAGCGCCCGCTGGTGATCTGGATCGTTGGCGGGTTTAGCAACAGCATCTCGGAGATTGCCTGGGCAGTGGGGATGCCCGCCGAGAACGACCAGTCTGCCGCCGCTTATCGCAAGGCAGGGATCGCGATGATGTATCCTTCCTTCCGAGGCGGGAACAAGAATCCCGGGCACAAGGAAGGCTTCTACGGTGAGGTGGATGACGTGTTGGCCGCGGCTGTCTATGCGGCCTCCCTGCCATGGGTCGATCCCGCCCGCATCTATTTGGGCGGACACAGCACCGGTGGCACTCTCGCCCTGCTGGCCGCGGAGGCAGCTCCCGCCGGACAGTTCCGTGCCGTGATGTCATTCGGCCCGGTGGAGGAGGTGGCGGGCTACGGGCAAGATCATCTTCCCTTCAAGGTCGGCGATGAGAAGGAGAGCCGCCTGCGTGCTCCGGTGGAATTCCTGGGCGCGATCTCGGCGCCGACTTTCGTGATCGAAGGGTCCGAGGGGAACAGCGCCTCGCTGGAGGAGCTCCGCGAGCGGAACCGCAATCCGAAGATTAGCTTTGTGGTCGCGAAAGGCCAAGATCACTTCTCGGTGCTGGGGCCGAGCAACAGCCTCTTTGCCGCGAAGATCCTTGGAGACAGCGGGCCCGAGTGCCGCATCGGCATCACGGAGGCTGAGATCCAAGCCGCGTGCAAGAAAGCCGCGCAGACCGATCTTCCGCCCGGGCTCGAGCGGCGATAGCGGAGGCGGCGGAAATGCCGGTGACTGAACTTCGCGCTTTCGCGTGGCGTGCCGCGGATCATGCTCGGGGCATGGACTTCCTGGCGAAAGCGCGGCAAGTGATCGAGATCGAGACCGGTGCCCTGCAGGGCATGGCGGGACGGCTCGACGAGGGATTTAGCCAGGCCATCTCCATCCTGCACGATACTCTGGACCGTCGCGGCAAGATCGTGGTGGTGGGGATCGGGAAGTCGGGGAACATCGGTCACAAGATCGCGGCCACCCTGAATTCCACGGGAGCAACCGCGGTGGTTTTGAACTCGCAGAACGCCCTGCACGGCGATCTCGGGATCGTCTCGGATGGAGATGCCGTATTGTTGCTTTCCTACTCCGGCGAGACGGCGGAGCTCCTCGACCTGCTGCCGCATGTGAAGCGCTTCGAGGTCGGCCTGATCGCCCTCACCGGGAATCCCCGTTCCACGCTCGCCGAGCATAGCGATGTGGTGCTGGACACCTCCGTGGATCGCGAGGCCTGTCCGCTGAACCTCGCGCCGACCTCGTCATCCACTGCGATGCTGGTGATGGGTGACGCGTTAGCGATGGTCTTGCTGGAAGCGCGGGGCTTCACCGAGGAGCAGTTCGCGCGCTTCCACCCCGGCGGTGCGCTGGGCCGTGCATTGCTGACACGGGTCTCCGACATCATGCGTGCCGGCGATCAGATGGCGGCGGTGCCAGTGGGCTCCACCGTGAGGGATGCGCTGGTGGCCATGTCCACCGCGCGCTCCGGCGCCTGTGTGGTGACCCAGCCAGATGGCAGTCTTGCGGGGATCTTCACGCACGGGGATTTCGCCCGCTGCTACCAGCGGGACGCCCACGTGGGAGACAAGCCGGTGGCGGATTTCATGACCCGCAGCCCGATCAGCGTGGGGGCCTCCTCGCTCGCTGTCGAAGCGTTGCAAACGATTGGCTCGCATCGCGTTGACGATGTGGTGGTGCTGGATGCCGCGGGCAAGGCGGTGGGTCTGGTGGATACCCAGGATCTGGCCCGCCTCAAGATCGTATGAACAGCGATCAGGCTTGATTCATTAAGAAAGCCAAAGTAATCAGGTCCCGCACATGGCGAGGACCCCCAAGAAGCAGATCCGGCTCGGTTCGACCACGACCGGTGGCAATCGGCAGCGCCGGCGCCAAGGCTTCACGGAGGCAATCTCGCGGGCGAATGCCCGTGCCCACGAGCGGGTGAACCGCAAGCTGAACCAGCGCGAGTTCAAGAACATCCGCGCCTCCTTCGCCGGGACGGCCGGGTATATGGAGCCGCCGACAGGGGTGGCCACACGACTGTGGCGCTGGCTGTTAGGCGTGTTGCTGCTGCCGCTGTGCTGGATCACCTCGTGGACTTTCTTCTCGCAGTTCTCGGATGCGACACTCGATCACGGCTTCTGGAAGATGCCGGCTTTCTGGTACTTCGCGACCGGTGTGGTGCTGATGACGGGGTGGTTCTTCTCCGGTCTGCTGCGTCCCTTCTTCCTCTACCTCTATGTGCTCGGTCACGAACTCACGCACATCCTCTTCATCTGGGCCTGCCGCGGCCGGGTGAGCGATTGGGGGGTGAGCCTCGACGGCGGCTACGTGACCACGGACAAGACGAACATCGCGATCGCACTGTCGCCTTACTTCGTGCCGCTATGGTCGGTGGTGGGCGTGGTGATCCACGGTCTGTTAGGCCTGGCAATCGAGCTGCCGCCGGTGTCTGACAAGATCCTCTTCGGCTATGTCGGCTTCTTCTGGGCCTTCCACCTGCTATGGACGCTGTGGATGATCCCGCGGGATCAGCCGGATCTGCGGGAGAACGGTACTTTCCTCTCGCTGGTGATCATCTACCTGGCCAACCAGCTCGTGCTCGCGGCCCTGCTGTGCGCCACGGCCAAGCCGCTCGGCTTCGAGGGCTTCGGCCAGGAGTGGATGGCGAATGCGGCCCGCTCGATGGAGGCGGTCATGCGCATCGCCCGCGAGGTGCGGGCGAGCATTTGACCCGCGGCTTACGCGGTAGCAAGACCTCGCGCCTCTTCATGCGCGCGGCGGACTTCCTCCCCGATCGCCTGGATTCCGCGCTTCACGACGCCTTCATCCATGGTGAAGGTCATGCGCAGGCACTCGTGGCGGTGACGCCATGACTCGTCGTCGTGACCGAAGAAGAAGTAGTGGCCGGAGATGATGAGCACACCGCGGTTCTTGAGCCGCTCGTAGAGTTCGCGCGAGGTGATCGGCAGGCCCGGGAACCAGAGCCAGAGGAAAAGGGCGCCTTCGCTACGATGGATGTAGTATTCGAAATCCTCCCCGAAGCTGGTGGCGACGAACTCCTGTGCCTGGCGTGACTTCTCGACGTAGAAGGGTTTCACGGTTTCATTCGCGATCTTCAGGATCTCGCCGCTCTCCACCAGCGGCAGCGCGATCGTCTGGCCAATGTTCGGATTCGCCAGTCCCACCACCGCGCTGAGCGAGGCCATGGCCGCGGCGATCTTCGGGTGAGCCACCACCATGCCGGTGCGGGTTCCCGGCAGGCCGATTTTCGAGAGGCTCAGGGTGAGGATGATGTGCTCCTCCCAGATCGGCTTCGCCTCGGTGAAGATGATGTTGGGGAAGGGGGCCCCGTAGGCGTTGTCGATGATCAGGGGGATGCCGTGCTTCTTCGCCAGATCCGAAAGGCGGGCGATCTCCTCATCGGTGAGCACGTTTCCGGTCGGGTTGGTCGGGCGGGAGACACAGATGGCGGCGATGTCATCCGTCACCTCCAGCGCGTCGAAGTCCACGCGGTACTTGAACTCGTGCGGGCCGGTCTTCTCGATCTTCGGCGGCACGGCGCGGAAGAGATCGCCGCAGGAGCCTTGGTTGGCGTAGCCGATGTATTCCGGCACGAGCGGCAGAAGGATCTTCTTCTTGCGGCCGCCCGGCATGTCGCCTGCGAGCGTGTTGAAGAGGAAGAAGAAGGCCGTCTGCCCGCCCGAGGTGATGGCGATATTCTCCGGCCCCAGCGGCCAGCCGAACTCGCGGCGGAAAAGATTCGCCAGCGCCGCGATGAAGCGCGGGTTGCCGCGCGGCGGGTCATAGTTGGCCAGCATCTTCTCCAGCGCACCGGGCTCGGCCATGATTTCCTCCATGCGCCGCCGCCAGATGGCATTCACCTCCGGGATGTGTGCGGGCTGACCGCCGCCGAGCATGCAGATATCCGGGCCTCCGGAGGCGAGGGCATTGCCCAAGTCTTCCATCAGTTCCTCGATGCCGCTGCCGCCGGCAAGCTGCCGGCCCATGTTGGAGAATTCGTGGCTCATGAACGCGGGTGCCGTTGACCGGCGAGTGGGTGACCCTATAGTGGCCGCTCTTTCAAGAACAACCTCTCAAATTCCCATGGCTATCCAAGTCGGCGACAAAGCACCGGATTTCACCCTCGTCACGAAAACCGCCGAAGGCCCGCAGCTGGTGAAGCTGTCGGACGAGATCGGCAAGTCGAACATCGTCCTCCTCTTCGTGCCGATGGCCTTCACCGGCGTCTGCACCACGGAGCTCTGTGATATTTCCGGAGGCATCTCCGAATACGAGGCGCTGGACGCAAAGGTCTTCGGCATCTCCGGTGACAGCCCCTTCGCGCAGGAAGCCTGGGCGCAGAAGTCCGGCATCACCCTGCCGCTGCTCAGCGACTACGAGCACAACGTGGCGAAGGCCTACGGCGTGGCCTACGAGCAATTCCTGCCCGAGGCGAACCTGATCATGGGCGGCGTGGCCAAGCGCTCGGCCTTCGTGATCGACAAGGAAGGCGTGGTCCGCTTCCTCGACATCCAGGATCACCCGAAGGATCTCCCGGACTTCGCCGGCGTGAAGGCGACCCTGCAGTCGCTGGCCTAAGCTCCGAGCGAATCCCCCGATAATCGAAAGGCCGCGGAATCACCCGCGGCCTTTTTCATTGGAGGTGGTTCACTGTTCCACTTTTGGCTCCGCCTCATTTCCGGGCGGGAGCGGGGTGGACTGCGGCGGCGCGGCGGGAGCCGGGGCCGGCGTGGCATCCGGTGAAGCCGGAGGCACCGAGGGGTCTTCCAGCGAAGGAGCGTCCGGCGTGGCTGGAACTTCCGGGATGGTCGGATCGATCACCGGCGGGATGGTGGGTACCTCGCCGTCCACCGGCAGCGGGATCACACCGCCCGGCGGCGGCGGGTAAACTTGGAACTCGTTCACCGAGCCGACGGCCGGGAGCGCGGAGCTCTGGTCGGTGACTTGGATCGACAGGACGAAGCCAACCTCGCCGCTGTTGAGCTCGCCCTTCACATAAGTGCCGTCGTCGGAGATCACCTTCATTTCGGTGTTCCCGGCGAGCTGCTTCTCGGCGGACATGTCGCCCTGCGGGCGCTTCGAGAAGAAGGCCACGTTGTCCATGTTGGTGCGGACAAAGCTGCCGGGCTTGTAGCCGGCGCGGGACGACACCGGAGTGCGGCCGGATCCCGGAGCGACGAGCGGATCGAAGCTGCCGCTGCTCACCACCTCACCGGTTTGACAAGAGGCCAGGACAAGGGCGCAGGAGCCGAAGATGAGGAGATGCCGCTTCATGTAAGTGAGGGCAAGGTGCCACGCCACCGGGGGAGGGTCAACGGGATAAGATCCGCGAATCCAGATGCTCGCGGAGGGCAAGACGCCAGTCGCGGAGCGGCTCTCCCAGCAGGGATTCCAAGCGTTCCGTGGCCATCGCGGTGTGCCTCGGGCGAGGGGCCCGGAAGGCGCTCATCTCCGCCAAGAGGAGAGGCTTGGGAGCCGGAAGATTCATCCCCCGGGTCTCCTTGAGATAGGCCAAGATCTCCACGGCGATACCGTGCCAGCTCGTGACAGGGCCGCCATTGCAGGCGTGGAAGAGGCCGGAAGGGCAGCCCTTTGTGATCAGGGCGGAGGTCCACTCGCCGAGATCGCGGGTGTAGGCGGGCAGCGAGAACTTGTCCGCCACGGCGGAGACCTCCTCACCGGCCAGTGCACGGGCCAGTACCAGATCGGGAAACGCGGCTTTTTCCGGGCCGAAGACCCAAGAAACCCTCAGCACCGTGCCTCCGGTGGCGAGCACGCCCCGCTCGCCTTTCTCCTTCGTGCGGCCGTAGACCGAGATGGGGGAGGGGGGATCCTCTTCGCTCCGCCTTCCTGGCTCGATGCCGTCGAAAACGTAGTCCGTGCTGAAATGCAGAATCTTGCGCCCGGTCCGGCGACAGATCTCCGCCATCCGGATGGGGGCCTCGGCATTCACCTGCCAGGCTAGATCCGGGTCATCCTCGCATTGTTCGAGGTTCGTCAGGCCACCCGGATTGAGAAGCAGATCGAAATCGAGGTCCTCCAGCTGCTCCACCGACGCTGGGTCGGCGAGATCCAGCCGGGTGCGTGGCAGTTCGATCACCTCATGGTCCCGTGACAGCCGGTCGGCCAGTGCCCGACCGACTCGCCCCGTGGTACCGGTGATCGCGAGCCGCACGCGGTCAAATCGCGCGGAGTTCGTCGATATCGTCGTCGGCGTAGCCGGCACCCACACCGGCGTCGCGGATCTTCCGGAGGCGGCGGCGGGCGCCGAACTTGCTCTCCGGGCCGTTCACCAAGCCGACGACGAAGCCCACGGTGAGGGGCAGCAGGCTGGCCACGCCAAGCGCGGCGACACCGAGCGCCACGCCGCGGCGCGCATTCGGGTTCATCAAATCACCCAGGATCAGACCGGCAGCCGCACCCAGCAGGGCCGGCGCCGCAAGCGCGGTGGCTTCGGTCCAATCCCGTTCTCCGTCGTCGTCGGGGTTCATGGGTGCACCCTAACACCCGGGCCCGCGACACACAATCCCGGAAACGATACGCCATCGCGGGGCGGATTCTTCCGGGATCGACATAATAGCGCTGGCCTTCCCGGCGATGGGGAGGTGTCCGAAAAACCCCGGTTTCACCCTTTCCCCGCCGGGTGGAGACGTTAGATTCCCCCCACCCATGCCTGACCCTGCATCCACCTACGCCCTGATCCTCGCCGGAGGGTCCGGCACCCGTTTCTGGCCTCTCAGCCGCAATGAGAAGCCGAAGCAGCTTCTGAATCTCTTCGGTGAAGAGACCCTGCTCGAGCAGGCGATCAGCCGTTTGGAAGGGCTGGTGCCGCTGGAGAACATCCTGATCCTGACGAATGCCCAGCAGGAGGCGGCGGTCCGTCAGGTGGCCTCGAAACTGCCGGCCGGGAACATTTTCGCCGAGCCCGCCAAGCGCGACACCGCCCCGGCGGTGGCCCTCGGGATTGGCCTCGTCGCCGCCCGGAATCCGGATGCGGTCATGATCGTCCTGCCTGCCGACCAGCTCATCCGCGATACCGCCGCCTTCCAGTCGGTGATGAAAGACGCGGTTGCAGCGGCGGAGAAGTCGGACGGGCTCGTCACGATCGGCATCAAGCCGACCTGGCCCTGCCCTTCCTACGGCTATATCGAGCGCGGCCAGCGGGCCTCGATCCCCGGTCTGGATTGCGAGCAGATGCCGGCGGAGGTGAAGCGCTTCCGCGAGAAGCCGAGCACCGAGCTGGCCGAGCAGTTCCTTTCGCAAGGCGGCTTCTGCTGGAATGCCGGGATGTTCGTCTGGTCTATCCCCACGGTCATCCGCGAGCTCAGCACGCATCAACCGGAGCTGGCTTCCTTCGTCTCCGAACTCCGCCGCTCCGGCGATGTGGCCGCCACGGTGGCCGCGCAGTTCCCGAAGCTCACGCCGATCTCGATCGACTACGGCCTGATGGAGAAAGCCCGCCGGGTGTTGAACATCGAAGCGACCTTCGATTGGGACGATGTTGGCTCCTGGCTATCCGTGGCGAAGTATCTCGAGAACGTTGGCAGCGACAACCGCGTGAACACCCCGGTCTCCGAGATCGATTCGGAGAACAACATCGTCTTCAACGCGAGGAAAGGCTCGCACGTCGCGCTGCTCGGCGTCGATGACCTGATCATCGTGCAGACGGAGGACGCGCTGCTGATCGCCAATCGTCATCAGGCGGATGCGATCAAGAAGCTCGCGGACAAGCTGCCGCCGGAGCTGCTTTAAGGGACAGCAGTCTTGCCGGAACCATTGCCCCGCTCCTACTAATTGGGGCAATGAAGTTTGTGTTTATCAAGCCGTGGCGCCTTCTGGTCGCCCTTGTCCTGATGGTGGCCTCCTTTGCCCGTGCTTTGGAAGTCGACGATCCGAAGTATGGCTTCCGTCTCACCGTGCCGGATGATTTCACCCCGCTGGATATCGATCCGAAGGAAAAAGAAGCGATTTACCAGTTTGTCCGACCCTCTGAGGAGCCGGGCCAGTCGGTTACCGTAATCCACATCGAAGCTTTAGGTGGCACGATCAAGGTCGGAAGCCGCAACGATCCATCCAAATTTCAAGCTCCCTCGGGTATGGAAATCCAACACTCGGAGTTCGAGTGGCGGGGCCACAAGATGGATCTCCTCTATATCACAACGCCGACGCCAGAGGGAGGAAGGATGGGGGTCTATACGCTCCAAATCCCTCTCGCGCACGAAGCCATACAACTTCAGGTGGGTGGTCCCGTGGAAAAAAAGTCCGATGTTCGAGCTCTCTTCGACAAGACCGCCGCCAGTTTCATTAACACGCGCCCGCTTCATGGTGAGGGCGAAGCTACCACCCCGAGTGTAACGCATCGTAAACTCTCCGGCGAGGATAGGATATTGAAGCTGACCACGGCGATCTTCAAGATGAGTGTTGCCACGTTACTTCTATTCATCGCTGTGCGCGGAGTGTGGCGCTCGATCCGCCGCAAGAGAAAGCTGCCGGAGTTCTAAGCTGCATCGAGGGAGTTCAGCACTTCATCGTCTTCCGCTTCTTCCCGATGCTCCCCCGCGCTTGCATATTCCGAATGTAGTCCGCGGCCGCGGGGACTTCGCAGCTGTTGTTGCCGAGGTCCGCGGTCACCGGTCCAATCTCCTCTGCTGTCCGGATGGCTAGTTCGGTGAGAGCGGCGACATAGCCGCCGAGGCTGATCACGAAGCCGTTCATGGCGTAGCGCGCTTCGTCCGGGGCCTGGTGAATCTGCTTCTGCACCCGTGCGAGCAGCGACTTCAACTCCTCAAGGTCCAGTCCCTCGTCTTTCTTCAGGGCCACGATCCCGCTGAGCGTTGACCATCCTGCGGCGGCGATCTGCGGTTTCTTTGAGTCGATCCATTTCAGCGCCAGTTCGCGTCCATGGGGATTGGCCGCGGCTACTCCTGCCACCGTTGATCCGGGAAGCGAGCCGCCATAGGCCTGCTCCACCCAGCCTTGCAGGTCCTTCTTGGTCATCCGCTCGTCGTCCGCGATCAAGCCGGCCAGATACATCGCGTCATAGTTTCCGGTCTGGTAGAGATCGAGCGCGAGCTGGTAGTCCTTTTTGATCCGCTTACGCAACGGCTGCATGTCGCCGATCTTCACGCCGAAGCAGGGTTCCTTGATGCCGTGGTTCTTCATCAGCATCCGCTTCACGGTTTCGCTTCCCAGTGATTCGAGTTCGGCGAGGACTTCAGGGGCAGTCATTCTGGCAACCTGAACCGTCTCCCCTGAAAAGAGGAGTCGATTTCGTGCCCGCGGTCCGAAACCTTTCGTGTCCATTCAGCGTTCTTCCTGCCGATGATCCGACTCCCCGCCCTCGTCCTCGCCTTGGTTTCGCTCGCCCCTGCCGAGGAGGTCGTGCAGCCGCCCCGTGATCCGGCCTACAAGCTGGTGTGGGCGGATGAATTCGATGGCGACGGTCCGGTGGATGAAAGCAAGTGGCGCTTCGAGCAAGGCTTCGAGCGCAACCACGAACTCCAGTGGTATCAGAAAGACAACGCGGTTCGTAAAGACGGCTTGCTCGTGATTGAGGCCCGCCGGGAAAAGGTCCGCAATCCGCGTTTCGAGGAGGGCTCGCGCGACTGGAAGAAGAATCGCTGGGAGGCGGAGTACACGTCTGCGTCCATCACCACGATGGGCAAGCATGACTGGAAGTTCGGGCGCTTCGAAGTACGGGCCCGATTCACCCCGCTGCCCGGTCTCTGGCCAGCGATCTGGACCACGGGTCGCGGACGCTGGCCGCACGGGGGTGAAATCGACATCCTCGAGTACTACAGCGGTCGTATTTACGCGAACTTCTGCTGGGCTGGAAAGCATGGCCGCGATCTTTGGAACACCGGCTCGCACTCCATCGGGCGCTTTGTGAAGGAAGACTCATGGAAGGATCAATTCCATCACTGGGTGCTCGAGTGGGACGAAGAGAAGATGAGCATCTGGCTCGACGGGGAAATGCTGAACACCCAGCTCATGAAGCATGTGCAGAATCAGGATGGGCCCGTGGTGAATCCCTTCCTCGCCCCTCATGCCTTCCGCCTGAATCTCGCCATCGGCGGGCCGCAAGGCGGAGATCCTTCGGGCACCTCGTTCCCGCAGAGATACGAGGTGGACTACGTTCGGATCTATCAGAAGTAGGGCGTGGCCTGAGAGCCGCTGTTACCTGCATACTCCGATTCTCTCCCGGGTCTGCGCCCTCAAGTTCTCGGCCTCGATCTTCCCGATCCAAGCGAGTGCTTCATCGGGGGCGCGGAGTGTGAGCGCGATCGCGCAGGCGGCGCAGGCTTCATCCCGCAGCAATCCTTGCTCCTGGGCCTCGATCCACTTGATCGCTTCTGTTTTGTTCGTTCGCACCCAGTGCTCGATCAGGCGTGGCACTGCCGCGCGGATCAGCGCTGCCTCTTCAAAGCTGGCGAGCCATTCCGCCGCTGCCGGAGCATCTTGCTGGCTCCAGCGCTGCATCGTCGCCGCGAGCACGATTTCAACGGCGCCTATGCTGACCTTGTCGTCGGAAAGCCATGTCGCCACCCGTGCGGGATCTTGCTCCGCCAAGGCGGCCAAGGCGTTGCGCTCGATCGCGCAGCGCATCGACTCGTCGCGTTGATCGGATTCCAGCCACTTGAAGACGGCATCCGGATCGGTGGCCGCCCGTTGTGCGAGGACAAAGCCGAGCATGTCGCCCCGCATCCGCGGATTCGCGATCATGTGGGCTGCTTTCAGCGCCTTCTCGGGGAAAGATACAGCAGCTTCCACCGCCACTGTTGCCAAGGCTTCGTCGCGCACCCGGCCTTCAAGTTGGCAAGCTTCCTCGATCGCTTCCTCCGGCCGCTCTCCCGCCCGCATCGCAAAGTGCGATGGAGCGGGTGAGGTTCGGGGAAGATTCCTTCCGGACTTGGCCGGAAGGGCTTCGCTCGCCGCCTGCTTGGCGGGCGGTATCGCGATCCAAACCCCGGCGGCAAGAGCCGCCATCAGCACCTGAACCCGAGTAATAGGTCTCATGATGGATTGCCGTCGGGGTGGATTCTTGTTCCGGGGGATTTCAGGGCGTGACCGTCACGCTATCGAAGACCGCGGTGCAGTCCGTCGTGTTATTATGCGAGCTCACTGCCAAACCGATCTGGATGTTCGCCGCCATCGAGATGGTGGCGCTTCCCAAGGTTGTCCACGTGGTCCCGTTCGAGGAATACGAGGTGGCCAGCGTGTTGTTGGTTCGCGTGATCCTCACCCAGCGCGGAGCGGTGATGCCCGCGGTGGTGGTGCTCGTGCTCGATCCGCCCGTGGCCGTCCTTCGCTGGAAGGAGACCCCGTTGCTTGGCGAGATCACGATCATCGCGTGCTTGGATCCGGTGGTCAGGCTCTCGCGGATCATCACGCCGGCCTTGGCCCAGCCATCGGTATTCTCGACCGAGGCCACCCGGGCGATGATCTGCCCGTCTCCGCTCAAGGGCTGCCAGACATAGTGGAAGGCATCCGCCGTTCCCCAGATGTCCGCGCCGGAACCATTCAGCGTGTAGGTGCCTGCACTGTGAGTGGATGTTCCCGCCACCCCCGTGCTGCCGATGTCCTGTGCCGTCCATGGCGAGGGCAACAGGTAGGGATTCGCGATCGACATCACTTCGGTGCCACTGAGCGCCCGCGAGTAGATTCGCACGTCATCGATTGTCCCGGTGAAGTGCTTGTTCGTGTCCCGGTAGTCGTAGCCGATGCTCACGGCCAGCGCGTTCAAGGATTGCACCGTGCCGGTGGCGGTGGCCGCTTGGACGCCGTCGATGTAGAGGTAGCCCGTGGTCCCGCTGCGCACGCCGCTCAGGTAGTGCCATTGGCCGTCGTTCACCGCCGTCGTGCTGGTCAGGTCGAACTGATACCCGCCGCTGCCGTAGACGAAGAAGTTCACCGTCCCGTTCGCGTTCACGTTCAGCATATACTCGCCGATGTAGCCGCTGCCGCCCGGTTCGCGCTGCTGGATCACCGTGCCCAAGGGTGAACCGGAGTTCACTTTTACCCAAGCTCCGAGCGTGAAGTCGGTAGTGCCCGTGAGCGCTGCGCTGTTTCCGACCAGCACGGTGTCGTCGGTTCCGTCGAGGAGCAGGCCGTTCGCGTCCTTGCCCGTGGTCCAGGTTCCTCCGCTGACCGTGCCCGTGCGCTGATAGCCGGAGCTATCGGCGGCACTGGTGCCGGAGCTTTCGTTCAGCCTCCACCACGACTTCAGGCCACTGTAGAGGGATGATGGCTGCGAGGACGAGCTGTTAGGATTGGTGCCCAGTGCCGTTTCCAGCGTGTCAGGGTAGCCGTCGCCATCCGTGTCGGTTGGTGAGCTGGTCACCGTCACCGTTGCGGTTCCGGAGTCGAGCGTGGAAGTGCCGTAAACCAGCTTCGCCTTGAGCGGATGGCTTCCGGCTGCCGAGGTGTTCAGCGTCGCTGTATAGGGCGGGGCATAGTCTTCCGAGACGAGCGTGGCACCATCGAGGAATTGCACCTTGGTGATGTTGTTGCCGTTGTCGTTCACCGTGGCCGCCATCGCGATGCTCGCCGGGCTGCCGTAGCTGGCGCCGTTCGTCGGTGAGGTCAGCGTGATGGTCGGGGCGGCTGGTGCGTAATCATTCAGCGCGACACCTGGTGCCG
The genomic region above belongs to Luteolibacter rhizosphaerae and contains:
- a CDS encoding alpha/beta hydrolase family protein gives rise to the protein MTSLRLSSIAAFAVAVLALNACQKPAGASSKGGATQTLAQEREGFSTQLIKQQSEDEAPPAPPPGVFKLVAYPSPAGNLAAYVSPDPDDGKKRPLVIWIVGGFSNSISEIAWAVGMPAENDQSAAAYRKAGIAMMYPSFRGGNKNPGHKEGFYGEVDDVLAAAVYAASLPWVDPARIYLGGHSTGGTLALLAAEAAPAGQFRAVMSFGPVEEVAGYGQDHLPFKVGDEKESRLRAPVEFLGAISAPTFVIEGSEGNSASLEELRERNRNPKISFVVAKGQDHFSVLGPSNSLFAAKILGDSGPECRIGITEAEIQAACKKAAQTDLPPGLERR
- a CDS encoding KpsF/GutQ family sugar-phosphate isomerase; this translates as MDFLAKARQVIEIETGALQGMAGRLDEGFSQAISILHDTLDRRGKIVVVGIGKSGNIGHKIAATLNSTGATAVVLNSQNALHGDLGIVSDGDAVLLLSYSGETAELLDLLPHVKRFEVGLIALTGNPRSTLAEHSDVVLDTSVDREACPLNLAPTSSSTAMLVMGDALAMVLLEARGFTEEQFARFHPGGALGRALLTRVSDIMRAGDQMAAVPVGSTVRDALVAMSTARSGACVVTQPDGSLAGIFTHGDFARCYQRDAHVGDKPVADFMTRSPISVGASSLAVEALQTIGSHRVDDVVVLDAAGKAVGLVDTQDLARLKIV
- a CDS encoding valine--pyruvate transaminase; translated protein: MSHEFSNMGRQLAGGSGIEELMEDLGNALASGGPDICMLGGGQPAHIPEVNAIWRRRMEEIMAEPGALEKMLANYDPPRGNPRFIAALANLFRREFGWPLGPENIAITSGGQTAFFFLFNTLAGDMPGGRKKKILLPLVPEYIGYANQGSCGDLFRAVPPKIEKTGPHEFKYRVDFDALEVTDDIAAICVSRPTNPTGNVLTDEEIARLSDLAKKHGIPLIIDNAYGAPFPNIIFTEAKPIWEEHIILTLSLSKIGLPGTRTGMVVAHPKIAAAMASLSAVVGLANPNIGQTIALPLVESGEILKIANETVKPFYVEKSRQAQEFVATSFGEDFEYYIHRSEGALFLWLWFPGLPITSRELYERLKNRGVLIISGHYFFFGHDDESWRHRHECLRMTFTMDEGVVKRGIQAIGEEVRRAHEEARGLATA
- a CDS encoding redoxin domain-containing protein: MAIQVGDKAPDFTLVTKTAEGPQLVKLSDEIGKSNIVLLFVPMAFTGVCTTELCDISGGISEYEALDAKVFGISGDSPFAQEAWAQKSGITLPLLSDYEHNVAKAYGVAYEQFLPEANLIMGGVAKRSAFVIDKEGVVRFLDIQDHPKDLPDFAGVKATLQSLA
- a CDS encoding SDR family oxidoreductase — encoded protein: MRLAITGTTGRVGRALADRLSRDHEVIELPRTRLDLADPASVEQLEDLDFDLLLNPGGLTNLEQCEDDPDLAWQVNAEAPIRMAEICRRTGRKILHFSTDYVFDGIEPGRRSEEDPPSPISVYGRTKEKGERGVLATGGTVLRVSWVFGPEKAAFPDLVLARALAGEEVSAVADKFSLPAYTRDLGEWTSALITKGCPSGLFHACNGGPVTSWHGIAVEILAYLKETRGMNLPAPKPLLLAEMSAFRAPRPRHTAMATERLESLLGEPLRDWRLALREHLDSRILSR
- a CDS encoding mannose-1-phosphate guanylyltransferase — translated: MPDPASTYALILAGGSGTRFWPLSRNEKPKQLLNLFGEETLLEQAISRLEGLVPLENILILTNAQQEAAVRQVASKLPAGNIFAEPAKRDTAPAVALGIGLVAARNPDAVMIVLPADQLIRDTAAFQSVMKDAVAAAEKSDGLVTIGIKPTWPCPSYGYIERGQRASIPGLDCEQMPAEVKRFREKPSTELAEQFLSQGGFCWNAGMFVWSIPTVIRELSTHQPELASFVSELRRSGDVAATVAAQFPKLTPISIDYGLMEKARRVLNIEATFDWDDVGSWLSVAKYLENVGSDNRVNTPVSEIDSENNIVFNARKGSHVALLGVDDLIIVQTEDALLIANRHQADAIKKLADKLPPELL
- a CDS encoding DNA alkylation repair protein, whose amino-acid sequence is MTAPEVLAELESLGSETVKRMLMKNHGIKEPCFGVKIGDMQPLRKRIKKDYQLALDLYQTGNYDAMYLAGLIADDERMTKKDLQGWVEQAYGGSLPGSTVAGVAAANPHGRELALKWIDSKKPQIAAAGWSTLSGIVALKKDEGLDLEELKSLLARVQKQIHQAPDEARYAMNGFVISLGGYVAALTELAIRTAEEIGPVTADLGNNSCEVPAAADYIRNMQARGSIGKKRKTMKC
- a CDS encoding glycoside hydrolase family 16 protein, producing the protein MIRLPALVLALVSLAPAEEVVQPPRDPAYKLVWADEFDGDGPVDESKWRFEQGFERNHELQWYQKDNAVRKDGLLVIEARREKVRNPRFEEGSRDWKKNRWEAEYTSASITTMGKHDWKFGRFEVRARFTPLPGLWPAIWTTGRGRWPHGGEIDILEYYSGRIYANFCWAGKHGRDLWNTGSHSIGRFVKEDSWKDQFHHWVLEWDEEKMSIWLDGEMLNTQLMKHVQNQDGPVVNPFLAPHAFRLNLAIGGPQGGDPSGTSFPQRYEVDYVRIYQK